In Quercus lobata isolate SW786 chromosome 12, ValleyOak3.0 Primary Assembly, whole genome shotgun sequence, a genomic segment contains:
- the LOC115972501 gene encoding zinc finger protein CONSTANS-LIKE 1-like has translation MSSDLYIFDDHRHSSSDMISSDGDLTFMSDSPFDIFQGISISDSQNYHNRVEESHSFDHFSPPLVSSSSPSQQLDSLNHMQTHNLQCLPNVSGVPYGFGNLSGLEGLEVKNEECQLGFESSFNQAFVPQSYSCGTENVANKFMQRSYSSNCFEGKPSFLFQPHFDTLMESQNFQNQALSPPENSFLAGQMRRVCSTGDLQNIKATHTAPRSYSGPLATESSFNEETNIKVGRYSAEERKERISKYRAKRTQRNFNKTIKYACRKTLADNRPRIRGRFARNDETGEIPKAACSTGIEEEDYLWLEGLHEENGTVNMGQFVNGFGGATEEFQCYGF, from the exons atgTCTTCagatctttatatttttgatgaCCACCGCCATTCAAGCTCAGACATGATCTCCTCTGATGGAGACCTGACCTTTATGTCAGACTCACCGTTTGATATTTTTCAGGGAATTTCAATTTCAGACAGCCAAAACTATCATAACCGAGTTGAAGAATCTCACTCCTTTGACCACTTTTCTCCTCCACTTGTGTCTTCCTCCTCTCCAAGTCAGCAATTAGATAGCTTGAACCATATGCAAACCCATAATTTGCAGTGTTTGCCTAATGTTTCTGGTGTGCCATATGGGTTTGGGAATTTGTCTGGCTTGGAAGGTTTAGAGGTTAAAAATGAAGAATGTCAATTGGGTTTTGAGTCTTCTTTCAACCAGGCCTTTGTTCCTCAAAGTTACAGTTGTGGGACTGAGAATGTGGCTAATAAGTTCATGCAGAGGAGCTATAGTAGTAATTGTTTTGAAGGAAAGCCCAGCTTTCTCTTTCAGCCTCACTTTGATACTTTAATGGAGTCCCAAAACTTTCAAAACCAGGCCTTAAGCCCAcctgaaaatagttttttagcTGGACAGATGAGAAGGGTTTGTAGCACAGGTGATTTGCAG AATATCAAAGCAACACACACTGCCCCAAGGTCCTACTCAGGTCCTTTGGCTACAGAAAGCTCATTCAATGAAGAAACAAACATTAAAGTAGGGCGTTACAGTgcagaagagagaaaagagaggattTCCAAGTACAGAGCCAAAAGAACCCAGAGGAACTTCAACAAGACCATTAAG TATGCATGTCGAAAAACACTAGCCGACAATCGACCCCGCATACGTGGAAGATTCGCACGCAATGACGAAACCGGTGAGATTCCCAAAGCTGCATGTTCAACCGGtattgaagaagaagattatCTCTGG CTTGAGGGTTTGCATGAAGAGAATGGAACAGTGAATATGGGACAGTTTGTGAACGGTTTTGGTGGAGCCACAGAAGAGTTTCAGTGCTATGGCTTTTGA
- the LOC115972510 gene encoding mitochondrial outer membrane import complex protein METAXIN, with amino-acid sequence MEEMNTENNWREEQNFTLVVRKPCFGLPTACPSCLPLYLYLKFAQLPFHLDFCSIYPDSDQIPYIESGDYVAYNNENGGVIESLKKDGIADLDAEFKSVPEWISTKAMVSSWLGDAIMYELWVGSDGSSAKKIYYPDLPWPIGKVLFWKQSQTVMLQLGITKDNAEQKEEEIYNRAKIAYEALSNRLGEEDFLFENRPSSVDAIFLAHVLLILQALPETSVLRNALLEHGNLVKYAEKHKMEQIEAGSSSSSVPQFQSGPSSSAPRKGPSNWSSKPKSKSKREKTKEEKTFRKRAKYFVVAQLVSVLLFLTFMNRSDDEVELDDDDGYGYDD; translated from the exons ATGGAGGAGATGAACACTGAGAATAACTGGAGAGAAGAGCAGAATTTCACATTGGTGGTAAGGAAGCCCTGTTTTGGCCTCCCCACAGCATGCCCTTCCTGCCTCCCTCTTTACTTGTATCTCAAATTTGCTCAACTCCCATTCCATTTGGATTTCTGCTCTATCTACCCTGACTCTG ATCAAATTCCATATATTGAGTCTGGTGATTATGTGGCCTATAATAATGAGAATGGTGGGGTTATTGAAAGTCTGAAGAAAGATGGTATTGCTGATTTGGACGCTGAGTTCAAGTCAGTTCCAGAATGGATATCAACAAAAGCAATGGTTAGCTCCTGGCTAGGAGATGCAATCATGTATGAACTCTGGGTGGGGTCTGATGGTAGTTCTGCTAAGAAGATCTATTATCCTGATCTTCCATGGCCAATAGGAAAGGTTCTGTTCTGGAAGCAATCTCAGACTGTAATGCTGCAACTTGGAATAACTAAAGACAATGCCGAGCAAAAGGAGGAAGAG ATTTACAATAGAGCAAAAATTGCATATGAAGCTCTGTCAAATAGGTTAGGGGAAGAGGACTTTCTATTTGAGAACAG GCCATCAAGTGTGGACGCAATATTTCTTGCGCATGTGCTTTTAATTCTTCAAGCATTACCT GAAACATCAGTGCTGAGGAACGCACTCTTGGAACATGGTAATCTTGTAAAGTATGCTGAAAAACATAAGATGGAGCAGATAGAGGCTGGTTCGTCATCTTCTTCTGTCCCACAGTTTCAGTCAGGCCCTTCATCATCAGCTCCAAGAAAGGGTCCTTCAAATTGGA GTTCAAAGCCCAAAAGCAAATCCAAGAGGGAAAAAACAAAGGAGGAGAAAACTTTTAGAAAAAGGGCCAAATATTTTGTGGTAGCACAGCTCGTTTCAGTTCTactttttctcactttcatGAATAGATCTGATGATGAAGTGGAGCTTGATGACGATGATGGCTATGGTTATGATGACTGA
- the LOC115970547 gene encoding uncharacterized protein LOC115970547, whose protein sequence is MAVGVDQLPKFNGGWIWKLHVLPKIQFFLWKCTHNSIGVNECLAARGMNINSLCLLCRKELESIIHALWNCEKEDWCSDEFIGGVVGHSGWFDALYRRRLTMVEVELDAKAVVDMLVDSHYSNNAIAPLLEDCKYLISHIPQVRIKHCYREANRCADRLARKGAN, encoded by the exons ATGGCAGTGGGGGTGGACCAGTTACCAAAATTTAATGGAGGCTGGATTTGGAAGCTTCATGTACTCCCAAAGATTCAGTTCTTCCTGTGGAAATGTACCCATAATAGTATTGGAGTCAATGAATGTCTTGCTGCCAGGGGAATGAACATCAACTCGCTCTGTCTGCTTTGCCGTAAGGAGCTTGAGTCTATTATTCATGCTCTTTGGAATTGCGAGAAG GAAGATTGGTGTAGCGATGAGTTTATTGGTGGAGTTGTGGGCCATTCGGGATGGTTTGATGCTCTGTATCGAAGAAGATTGACCATGGTTGAGGTGGAGTTAGACGCTAAGGCTGTAGTGGATATGTTGGTTGATTCCCATTACTCAAATAACGCTATTGCCCCTCTGTTAGAGGACTGCAAGTACCTTATTTCGCATATACCTCAAGTTAGGATTAAACACTGTTACCGTGAGGCCAACAGGTGTGCGGATAGACTTGCTAGGAAAGGTGCCAACTAG